A window of Chryseobacterium shandongense genomic DNA:
ATCTTTTATCGTTGGAACAGCATTATTCCTTGTTGCGGCATTGTCTCCGTTTATCTATCTTACTATTAAAAGATTAACTGAACCGCCACCACAAGAAGTAAAGGCAGATTTAGTAGAAATTCTTCAGGAAGATCAGATTATTGAACAGCCGAAAGAAGAAGAACCACCACCACCTCCGCCTCCACCAAAAGAAGAGGAGAAAATTGAAATTATTCAGAACGTGGTTCCGGAACCTGTAAAAGCTCCGAAAATTGAAACGCCGCCACCACCAATTTCTAAGCAGTTAGAAACAACGACTGGTCTGGTAAATCAAGAGGGAGTAAAAGCTCCGGCTTATACGCCGCCACCGCCGCCGCCATCAACTGGTACAAAGGCATCTACAGCTGAGGTAAAGCCTCAGGTATCAAATGATGTTTATGAATCCGTTGATCAACCGGCTGACTTTAGTGGAGGTGGACTTAATGGGTTCAGATCTAAGTTTACCAATAATTTTGATAGTTCTTCATTGGAAGGTGAAGGTACTTTAAGTACGGAGATCACTTTCGTTGTTGAGAGAGATGGTTCATTAAGCCAGATTAAGGCTACCGGCCCTAATTCAGATTTCAACAGAGAAGCTGAAAGAACGGTTAAAAGTATAAAAATCAAATGGAATCCAGGTAAAGTTAATGGACAACCAGTTCGTTCTCGTTTCCGTTTCCCTGTGAAGATGAATTTTGAATAATTAATCTTTAAATAATAATTAAAAAGAGAGGCAATTGCTTCTCTTTTTATTTTTTTTGGTATTTTTGTTATATGATGTTCAATTGGTTATCCCTCGTTACGGGATTGTTTTATATCGTTTTGGGAGTTGTGGTTATTATCTACAAATTTTTTTTTACCATTCTGGAACCCGGCGTGGCATATGCACTAGGCGTATTGCTTATCCTGTATGGTGTTTTCAGAATCTACAGAGCGATTTCAAAAATTAAAAATGCAGATCATGAGAAATAGTATTAAAATAGTAATGCTATTCTA
This region includes:
- a CDS encoding energy transducer TonB — encoded protein: MANENIYDSNLTLDEIVFENRNKEYGAYDLRHQYPKLLTKSFIVGTALFLVAALSPFIYLTIKRLTEPPPQEVKADLVEILQEDQIIEQPKEEEPPPPPPPPKEEEKIEIIQNVVPEPVKAPKIETPPPPISKQLETTTGLVNQEGVKAPAYTPPPPPPSTGTKASTAEVKPQVSNDVYESVDQPADFSGGGLNGFRSKFTNNFDSSSLEGEGTLSTEITFVVERDGSLSQIKATGPNSDFNREAERTVKSIKIKWNPGKVNGQPVRSRFRFPVKMNFE
- a CDS encoding C4-dicarboxylate ABC transporter; translation: MMFNWLSLVTGLFYIVLGVVVIIYKFFFTILEPGVAYALGVLLILYGVFRIYRAISKIKNADHEK